Proteins found in one Epinephelus fuscoguttatus linkage group LG4, E.fuscoguttatus.final_Chr_v1 genomic segment:
- the si:ch211-176l24.4 gene encoding uncharacterized protein si:ch211-176l24.4: MDDSEETDFFWEPWTWTPRKGKRKKKSKKDKKNANCKNNIAMKMDENIQKKKKKKSSKFKEAMKENREAKKEKKKKKNRLHSELDDSFIFPQGSSVQLKPTMEPGTLIPHSSDKLKPGKDCKKKTKRKKKVAFDLSPVYICAKHPQLSSSSQHSPIESILLENEAVRDAESCSQVTVTGHSQGQTHANESQCTNEDINSQDLFITQKTFRVSPSEPSSGEASDQAISTSPQMFAPRNRLDTSVVWLKQHLDQSYKCPHDSHFHQDHGETNEQVQQPKTVQVLLTEEEERLNKAHQSPKEAKSFSETQMELNTNLNQVKKVAHPAHKTPSVENEYLDEPIVVKPSLGDVKSKQSLSYLSDEPAVLPPMSLTSTSTQTENFFTTELSSYLNFYQKRRLSVHFENLKPLDLSMPERARQNLGTCLSVTSQEEIKSDNHKELSLHPSCSSDTKDGEAKKEPSGRQPCSGSTQGKGETTLSPQSESEAKSADTTVSSEDEPPCRTGKLDLIQMRAVQMRLNESFFFKTKGEGRSPRPESPLMKLAQGREVKSRKGH, encoded by the coding sequence ATGGATGACAGTGAGGAGACAGACTTCTTCTGGGAGCCTTGGACTTGGACACCTaggaaaggaaaaagaaaaaagaaatccaaAAAGGACAAGAAAAATGCAAATTGCAAAAACAACATAGCCATGAAAATGGATGAGAACAttcagaagaaaaagaaaaagaaaagctcaAAATTTAAGGAAGCAATGAAAGAAAATAGAGaagctaaaaaagaaaagaagaaaaagaaaaacagattgCACTCAGAACTAGATGATAGTTTTATATTTCCTCAGGGCAGCAGTGTACAATTAAAACCTACAATGGAGCCTGGGACATTGATTCCACACAGCAGTGACAAGCTTAAACCTGGCAAAGACTGCAAGAagaaaaccaaaagaaaaaagaaagtggcgTTTGACTTATCACCAGTCTACATATGTGCCAAACATCCTCAATTAAGCTCTTCATCTCAGCATTCTCCCATAGAGAGCATCCTCTTGGAGAATGAAGCTGTGAGAGATGCTGAGAGCTGTTCACAAGTCACAGTGACAGGACACAGCCAGGGTCAAACACATGCTAATGAATCTCAGTGCACCAATGAAGATATAAACAGCCAGGACCTGTTCATCACCCAGAAGACATTCAGAGTGTCGCCCTCAGAACCTTCCAGTGGGGAAGCCAGCGACCAAGCCATATCTACAAGTCCTCAAATGTTTGCACCACGAAACAGGTTGGACACGTCTGTAGTATGGCTAAAACAGCATCTCGACCAATCATACAAATGTCCACATGACTCACATTTCCATCAGGACCACGGAGAAACAAACGAGCAGGTGCAACAGCCAAAGACAGTACAGGTGCTTctcacagaggaagaggagcggTTAAACAAAGCACATCAGAGTCCCAAGGAGGCAAAATCCTTCTCTGAGACACAGATGGAGTTAAACACAAACCTAAATCAGGTGAAAAAAGTTGCACACCCTGCACATAAAACACCCAGTGTGGAAAATGAATACCTGGATGAGCCAATTGTTGTAAAGCCCTCCCTGGGTGATGTAAAGTCAAAGCAGTCTCTTTCATATCTGTCAGATGAGCCAGCGGTGTTGCCCCCCATGTCCCTGACAAGCACttccacacagacagaaaacttCTTCACCACTGAACTCTCCTCCTACCTCAACTTCTACCAAAAAAGAAGATTGAGCGTACACTTTGAGAACTTGAAACCGCTGGATCTGAGCATGCCAGAGAGGGCAAGACAAAACCTCGGGACATGTTTGTCAGTGACTTCACAAGAAGAGATCAAGAGTGACAACCACAAAGAGCTCAGCCTGCACCCATCTTGTTCCTCAGACACGAAAGATGGAGAGGCAAAGAAAGAGCCCTCTGGCCGACAGCCTTGTTCTGGAAGCACACAAGGTAAAGGTGAAACAACGCTGAGCCCCCAGTCAGAGTCTGAGGCCAAGTCTGCAGACACGACAGTCTCCAGTGAAGACGAACCCCCCTGTCGCACTGGCAAGCTAGACCTGATCCAG